Below is a window of Amphiprion ocellaris isolate individual 3 ecotype Okinawa chromosome 15, ASM2253959v1, whole genome shotgun sequence DNA.
TTCCAGAGATTTAACATTACAGGCTTGACACCAATTGTCAAACAAAACGCTTTTCTCGCGCACAAACTCTACGTAGGTCTGGTTGGCACTTTTTTCACGATTTCTAAATTTTTGCCTATATGCCTCAGGAACGAGTTCATAGGCCTGCAGCACAGCTTTTTTCAGAGTGTCGTAATCTAAACTCTGCTCTATAGATAAACTAGCACAGACCTCTTGCGCTTTACCCACAAGTTTGCACTGCAGCAACAAGGACCAAAATTCTGTGGGCCATTTTAAAGCAGCGGCTATGCGCTCGAAAGCGCTGAAATAAGAATCGACTTCAGATTCACGAAACGGAGGAACTAATGCAATGTGCTTGCTAAACTTCCCGAAAGCAAGAGGAAcgaaagaaaacaaaggtaGCAGCTCGATCCCTTCTCTTACAAATAAACTTGTGTTGTTCAACAAAGAACTAATGAGTGGAtggactgtgctgctgtgtgctggttGGGACTCCGCGCAGGATGACTCGCCCATCTGGTTCCCTGGCTCTCTGACCCCCGGAAGCGACGTCATCTTTCCGCTTTTTATGTCCGTCCTCACGGTAGACCGAGCCAATCCGGCGCCGACTCATCAACGTGACGTCCAATCCGGGCAGTGGTGCGGCGCAGCTGTATTTACATATTGGATAAGCtaaatacaaagacacacacagcgcagaaaaaaaacaacctcatacGACCGCAGTCGTAACCTTATACAGTGATGGAGAGGTTCCCAACCTCGAAAGAAGCAGCGGAGCATATTTCTACCATAGAAAATCATGCTCAACTATTGCTTTTTGCAGTTCTAAATTACAGGCACACGCACAGTTATAATTTACAGTATAATCTCTGGCATaggtcaataaaaaaaaataagataggAAACACATACATAGTTGGTTCAGATTTCTTTGATGCAAATCAGTTCTTAAATGCAAATTACATTGGAATTAGTTTTTAGTAATTATTAATGCAATCCATtgaattactcaaaaaatgatCCAATCTGAATACTTTTGGATTACTTCAGtatcaaacactgaaaatattgAACCTTgtgcttaaaaaaatgttttcccaaaacatttttattgtaaataaatccATTTTGCATAAATTAACAAATCAAATCCAATTATCCTCGCAAAAACAGTCCTGGTACAAACTCAAGGCATCCTTTATGTATTCTACAACAGGTAAGATGATGTTtcttttgtgtatatttttgttgctgctgtgttttttcaatCAAAGGCCACATGCAGGACTTGTGACACTCGAGTGGCCGTTACTCAAAATGTTCATGGATTTTcaatgtaaataaaaaggaataaaaactgcagtaccccccccccccaaaaaaaaaatcaataaaaaacaaattgaaGTCATTTAGAATAATGGAACCTGAGAGCTCTATCTTGCTTTGATTGACAGCATCATGAAAAATGTTTCCTACAGTGTTTCAAAGATGCAATCAAATATAACCAGGTAATCCTTGACAGTTTCGTTATATTGTAATTAGACATAGTTCAATCATAGTCAAGGCTGATTATAGTTCCCTACCCTTTGTAATCTGATTACATCAGTAAACTAAAAAGTTTCGGAGGTTATGGAGTACAAGGTGCAATGCAGGAAACCTCTGAATTAGCAACTACCATGTTGGCTTGGTGATGTCAACTTCTAGCTGTCTGGTCTGCGgtgcttctgttgttttcttctttatcaCATCAGTACTCATTCTCAGCTGATCCAGTTCTCTCTGGCTGTGCTGCTATACATCAGTAGCAGGGAGCCCATAGCCTCATGGTGCTAAGTAGCAACAGCATGCTACAACTAACTGCCAGTATTTTTCTCATTGTACTGTGCATGATGATGACTTTGTTACTGGAGACGGAAGACATAACCAACAACAGCACTGTACCCAGTGTAGCGGCCCCTTGGATTCACTCAGCAAGACGCAGAGAGTTTCAAACGGGTGTTGATTTATTCTCACTCTCGACCAGCACATGTACCATAAGCACCGTGAAAACTACAGAATTGAACAGAATACAAAATGCCTCACTGTAGTATCACAAACAATTCACATATAAATCATGTTCACATCCAATACAAATAAACGCAACTCATCTGataataatgaatatttaacattttcataccTCATTCCGCCGTTCCAAGGGTGCTAATTTAAGTGTTAGCCATCAGCTAGCATGCTCTCCAGCtcgatatacacacacacacacacacacacgtcgctGTTCAGAGCTACGAATACAGGATAATGAGGTAAATCACAATGCAAACCTTTCCTGAATACAATTCAAACAGATACATGTGATGTATAACTACTGTTTTTATACAGCTTTTACCGTTTCTCCGACGATGCTTGAGCACAATGTTGTTTggacaaagaaacaggaagttcgGCGTCACAAAaaccgcagaagaagaagaaacgcgcgcttaacaaaataaaagtggaacagaccacaaggtggcactgcaggactacaatgtcttcttaatacataaacaatactGTGCAGGAGAATAACAAAACAATTTATCAGACATTTACACCCAGAATGCCACACTTTCTTAAAGCATCATTGTTCCTGAGGGGAATTGGGGACATTTCTATAGCGAATACAGTTTGAGTGtgtccacaacacacacatgtaacaTGGAAAAATGTAGGGCAATAATGCAAAATGGCATTCAAAAGTACTTAGAGTTTATCTGTAGGCACTCCACAAAAGCCAGCAACAGACAAGAACTGCTCAGGATGACTCGAGGAGCACGGCAAAGAGCTCAGTGTGTTCTACGTCCAGACTTCGAAAACTCTCATCAGCATTGGTGAAATGTCCTGGAACAAGTCTGATCTGCCGAGGCCCCACCTGACAACCCAGGATCTGCTGCCAAAATCCCAGttccagacaccacaggacacccctAGAGGTCCCATGTCCATGGCCAGAAGGGTCAGAGCTTTTTTGGCAGCACCTCCACAATATTAGgttgtggttttaatgctgtggtaGATCCGTGTATGCAACCAGGGATTTGAAGTTTAACTTTAGGGGTCACAGGTCAAATGCAATGATTTCCCCAGTGAAAAGGTGGACATTAGTCTATCTCCACAAGCGACCTTCTCAGGGTGAAGATCCAGATGGACTTTGAGGTCAACTTTCAGAGACACTGAGCAAACGGTTACTGGGTAGAGGCAAGTGGATAACACattatttgtgtatgtgtgtgcatgtgtgccacTGCCAACAGGGGAAGCTGCAAGGGTGGTGGGGATGGGGGCGGGGTGTCCCAGAAATTGGCTACTGCCCCTCACCCTTCCCCCACGCTGGGCATCCACATGGATAGTGACAGACCAGAAAAGGAGGAGGGAAGAGACGGAGAAGATGGAGGGATGCCAGCACGTCTTCCCTCTGGCACCCACATGATCCTCATGGTCCACCTTCTCTTTGTGCTCATCAATTTAAACGCTATCAGTTGAAAACAGAGCCTGGATTAATACAGCTTTAGGGGTGAGTGTGCATACTCCCTATACAGTCTATAGGCCAAGCAGCTCCagctctttctgtctctttacgCTACTTTGTGCATCCTGCCGTCTCTGTCTGCGTCTAGACTGGAGTTTCCTAGTAACCCTTAGCTGTCCAGACCTCTCCTCTCCCCTGAGGCTGAGCTGATTAACAGTAATAGGGAACAACAATGCATGATAATGTGAATTATAATGGACCAGTGGAGGCGGCCTTTGGCCCCGTGCTCCATATGAGGACAGTGGCACAATAATAGTGTACATGGGCCCTGCAGGGACAGGCCAGACAAAGACAAAGCCACGCCAGACTAATGTAAGTGGAAAGGACATGTGAGGCCTGGAGGGGGTGCATTTAAGTTCTCATCATGGTCTACACTCAGACAAAGATGAGGGAATAAGTTTATTTTGAACTGCAAATATGTTCATGCCTGCCAGTATACACACATTAGGCCGGTGAGGTCATCCTGTAGCTGCAGCTTTTATATTGTTATGCTTAAAAAATGAATAGCActcaatttaaaaacacagcattCTTCTGGTTCCTGAAAGGTCGATTTTTAAGAGATTATGTGGTTTTTACTGTAGAGTGGCCAAGTGGTCAAAGCGTCTGGTTTGTGCAGCAGTCCACAGGAGTTTATTAGCCTCTTTCTCGTCTCCTTCAGCTCCTTTTCGACGGCCATCTGCCATTCAGACGTCCTCATCTTGTCCTCCATGCAGCACACTGGGGCAGTATTTCAACTCTTGAGACATACAGTGCAGTGAATTGTCTACgaggacagacacacactgactccAACTTGTCTCACTCAGGAGAGGTGAGGAGGTCAGTCTGTTTTCTCTGGAGAggatttctctttctgtctccggTCCAAACATTCGCACTCATAAAGTGAAACAGACAGAACTTGTCTCCTTCCACCTCATCTGTCATTCAACAAATTGGACTCCGTCTCCCGTGCAGCGTGTGGTGTCTGATTATAGTGAGCTGGAAGAGATGGAGCTGACAGTTTAAGGATATTAATGAGACTCATCCACTGATATCTCTATCACTCCCTCTATTTTCTTTCATACGTTGTTTTagctcagtatttttttttttttatcactctCATCAATGGATAACTGCCAGGGTTGTAGGCTGACATTGAAAACTGTGAGGAAATTCAGTGGAAGATTCAAGGACTGTGGTGGTTTATTATCTCACACAGGACTCAAAGTTCACCTCAatgttgttaatgtgtgtgtcgTGAATATAACAAATGTATAAAGGCACAGTTTTTAACCTGTCTGATGAAGATATGGCATATTTATGTTCCTGTGAGGTACGTAGAGTCCTAGGTCAGGAAAAATCACTCCTTCAGCGGATGTCTACTGCTCATCACAGACACTTCACACTCATCCAAAACGTATGTGTGTTTCTCCAGTTTGGCAGCCGCTACAGAACACTGGGCACCAGAACAAGCAGACTCAAGAACCATTTCTTCCTAAAGGACGTCACACTCCTTAACAGTCAGCTCAGTTATGTGAATGTGTCCCTGCAGTGTCACTACAATACCCAGCAGTTACGTATTGTCCTCCTGTGTTGTGCATAACAGTCCTCGAGTTTTCACATAACACACTATCATCACTCACAGCGCAGTTTATACGGACACACAAGTCTGTTTTCTTGTGCCAGAGCTCCACATACAGGTGCCTCTAGGTTTCATTTACCACTCTCAGTTCATATACTATGTATTACAGTGTTCTTTGTACCACTACTCAGAcccttttgaacattttttacacaAACAGTAACCGGCAACAATGCAATCTTGTGTCCTAAGATCCCCGGTTACTCGGATAaagactttttaatttttaccatttgtatttttattgtacagTTTGTGTTAAATActtctttgtggtttttggCACTCTTGTCCGATAGGACTGATTTAAGCTCATCATTGGTGAATAAGACTGACTGTACAGATTGTGGTGCAAACTGTCAGATATCTCTGGCTCCACCTGATGGAGAATTTAAGGAAATGCACCCTGCGGTTTAAGGCGCTGACGTGGTCGGGTTTTCATTTGCTACAACTTCAAGTACAAAATGCTGGTCAGATTTCAATTTCTGGGAGCACGGAAGGACTGCTTTGCTTTGGATGTTCCCAAACCTTCTACCTTGGATATTAAAGCAAAAACCTTCATTAAACATAATCCAACACAAAGGCAAAGTTGAGCAAAACCCAAATTTGGACTTCAACAGATTTTACTGAAGAGATACAGCACTGTGAGGTGTTTATCTGTCCACCTCCTGTAAGCAGAGGGTTTTCTCAATGTTTGTGGGTGGCTGCATTCACAACATGTCTATAAATCAAGTCTCCACAATCACAACAACTGCCTTGCGCTGTACCAAGGAGGACAACCTCTATGCATCTTTACTagtgaaaataaatgacagCTTCTGTTAGTGGACATAATGTCAACCTTACTGAATTAATTATAtgaaaactttacaaaaaatgGATTTCTATGtatttctgtcctctttatctATTCAAACATTGGCGGCACTATTAGGAGACAAGAGAAAACTTTATCCCAGGGAACATTGAAACATTGCCCAATCAAGATGTCCTGTTATGGcgaaaaaaatattccaaagtgAAAGCTGTGCTGTCGCCAAGGACATCACATAGCCAGTCTTACTGGACGTTCTAGCTAGGGGGAGCAATAAGACTAACAGCAGTCCAAGAGTTCGTACTGAGCCACCTGATATCACCAAACCCACGTCCTAACCGGCTGAGGTAACCAAGTGCTGCAGAAAATAGCCCCACAAACTGAAATTGGAAGGGCACATGGACGGTTTTTACCCATACAAATGAGCTTGCAATGCGACACGCGATGAGCCAGGAATATAATTTACATATAGATGTACATAAATGCACCATCAGCACCTCTTTTCCTGATATCACTTCCCCATACCTGATGCCTTAGTACCAGCTATGCATCCAAGAACAACTGAGgggaaacagcaaaaatctccCTGTGCAAAAAGTCCACGTTTATTCCATTTAAATATGAGGCGTGTCTGGTCTGTTCAGCACTTGTTTAACAGgaataagtttttaaaaaccACAAGGAACAACTTGATATTGaagaaactgaataaaactgtaatctacacacagaaaatacaaatggCACAATGTCACGCAATCATGACCGTTAACACGAATATTGTCCTCTTtcactggaaaaacaaaaacgctGACAAAGATATTCCTTGACTTCTGTAATTTGTAGTCTCTGCGTGGTGtcacaaaacatcagaaaaagaacactcaggaaaaaagaagaaagagaaaaatcaatATCTGTATTTTGTAGAATAATCCTTTGGAGACACCACCAGACCTCTTCCTTTTCTCGCTCCTCTGTACACTGTTTCAATAATGTCTATCATCTCCTGCTTGTCCTCCATCGTCCAGTTGATCTTGTTGTTGTTACCGGTGCCCAAATCAATCATGATGTGTTTGTTCCTGGAAAACACCAACCGAAATATGATACGATTCTTCATATGACAAGGTCTCTATACAGTCAGTAACATCTGttcaatcacatttttttacaaaaagatcACATAAGTTACATTAACTGGGAGCCTTACCTAAAAAAGAACATGACAGTGCAGGGGTCGTACAACTCGTACATCTTGTTGAAATCGGGCACTTCTGTGATGTCCACCAGATAAATGACAGCAAAATTCTTCACCTGTAAAGATAAAGGCAGACACAGATCAGCAAAGTATATTCAGAATAACAGCCAGAACCATAGAAGAAGGAAACATTTCTAAGAAGAACTAAGAATTCTTTATAAAGTACGCACACCTGATTTGCCAGTTCACATTGACCTGCATGTAATGACACATTCCTTGCATAATGACCTAGTTGTGAAAGTTACCTGTTAGTTTTAAAGTGGTGCCCCAAACCTCCTCTGCCTTTTCATTACTTCAAATTTTTCACCTTTCCAGTCCAGTGGTTTAAAACAACTAGGCAAGCTTATATAAGCTTACAGGAATATAGATGTTATCCTTTAAAATTATAGCATGAAGCCAGCTTTTTAAGCCTTAATAGCGCTGGGCAGCCTCTCCTGAAAATGATCTACAAATTGCTGACTGAGAGCGAGATACTCCTACATAACATACTGTAATGAGAATTTTGGTTGTAAAATTAGCAATAAACCCCCGAGAGCTGTGAACACAGTGATGACTCTTCACATCCCTCCAGCAGACATTATATAACCTGCACTAGCAAAAATCTACAGAGTTTCAGGAAAGAACTCTCATATgagtgtaaaatgtaaaacttcatAAGATTTTGAGCCCAGGGTCaaatcaaaacataaacggcAATGTTCCTGTTGGTTCTAACGGCTAAATGTGTGAACTTTACAGACACAGAGtgcttttttcacactttttaaattctgtAACAGTTAATATTGAGTGTCGTAATTATCCGAGTGCAGAATGAACTGGcaattacaaataaaacagtATCTAATGGTTTACCAGCATTTACTGGGGCAATGGAATTATTATTGTTCCTGGACAGTTCCTGGTGTAACTTTTTCCACAGTCGCTCAGATccacataaatgtaaaattaatcaCTACGAGTGAATGACTACAGCACGAGTGATGTTGTGTACCTGATTATCAGGACTGTCACCCCTGACAGTGATAACATCAAGACATCAGATCAACCAGTTTTTTCCTACTTGG
It encodes the following:
- the txnl4a gene encoding thioredoxin-like protein 4A gives rise to the protein MSYMLPHLHNGWQVDQAILSEEDRVLVIRFGHDWDPTCMKMDEVLYSIAEKVKNFAVIYLVDITEVPDFNKMYELYDPCTVMFFFRNKHIMIDLGTGNNNKINWTMEDKQEMIDIIETVYRGARKGRGLVVSPKDYSTKYRY